CTCCTTAGAGATTGTGCAAAGTCACAAACATTATCTATTTTGTATGTGAGAGAGTGAACTTTAGATGAGAGTAATTCAGCCTTCGAAACTTTATAGCTACAATGTGTTTTTGCTGTAAAAAAACATGGAAGTTCTTTCCTCTTTCCCGTCTACTATGTATGAGCTGTAGCAATAACTTAcaaactcttctcttttttttttttgcggggtaacttACAAACTCTTCTCGTAGGTATGGTGGTAATCATCTCATTACTGGAGCAGAAGGAAACACACTTGCTGCACAACCAGCACCATCTTATATTACTTCTCTGGATATTCGTACCCCCGCACTCTTCCCAGAGATAACGGAACTTGTGGGCATTGAAGCGCGTCAGAGTAATCTTGTGAATTGGTTGGTGGATGAAAACGTACAACAATTACTGGTGCTATCTATATTCGGTTTTGGTGGTTTGGGAAAGACAACTCTTGCTATGACGACATATCAGACAGCTAGTGCAAGTTTCCAGTGCCGAGCTTTTGTAACTGTATCCCAGAAATTTGATGTGAAGGGTCTCATAAGGGACATTCTTCGTCAGATTATTCGACCAGTAAATCAAAATGGTCCAGCACCAGCAGTAGACCCACTCAAAGGCATGGAAGAATGGAACGTGGGACAGCTTGCAGATATGCTAAGGCAGCATCTAGAAGATAAGAGGTATcttattgttcttgatgatatttgGAGCATGTCAGCATGGGAAGGTATTCGATTTTGTTTGCCTAACTCACATACTGGAAGCAGAATAATTGTTACCACAAGAATGAAAACTGTAGCACAAGCCTGCTGCCTCCATGAGTATGACAGAAATTACGAAATTGAACAACTCAATGGTAGTGAATCTAGCGAGTTATTTTTCAAGAGAATATTTGGTAACAGGGAAAATTGCCCAGCTGCCTTCAAAAACATTTCAGAGAGGATCCTGGGAAAGTGTGGTGGTATACCCTTGGCCATAGTCAGCATTGCAGGTCTTTTGGCTAGCACACCCTTGTACAGTTATGATCGCTGGGAGAAGATCTACAACTCTCTTGGCTTGGAGCTGGAAACCAGTCCCTGgcttgaaaaactgaagaaaattcTTGAGCTTAGTTATGATGACCTTCCATATCATTTGAAAACTTGTTTCTTATATTTAAGCACCTACCCTGAGGATTATAAGATCAGAAGGAAAAGTTTATTGAGAAGATGGATAGCAGAACGCTTTGTGACAGAGAAGCGTGGATTAAGTGCCTTGGAGGTGTCTGAGAAATATTTCAATGAATTACTCAACAGGAGTATGGTTCTTCCAATTGAAATGAGCTTTGATGGGAAGGTCAAGACCTTTCGAGTTCATGATATAATGCTAGAGATCATTGTTTCAAAATCAATTGAAGAGAATTTCGTCACTTTGGTAGGTCAACAGTCTACTTTAGCTCCTCAAGAGAAGATTCGGCGGCTATCCATTCATGGAGGAAGTAACAAAAATATTGCCACAAGCAAATTGTTAAGCCATGTCCGATCATTGAGTATATTTGCTGATGGAGAAATGTTACAGTTTGCTTGGATAAAACTTCTTAGAATATTAGACTTAGAAGGTTCTGGGTTTGCCAGGAATGGAGATATCAGAAATATTTGTAAACTGTTTCAGTTGGAATATCTCAGTCTCCGGAGTACATATGTCACTGAACTCCCTGTGCAAATAGGAAACCTCAAAAAGTTGGAGACACTTGATGTCAGGGACACAGCCATAAAGCATTTGCCTCCACACATTACCAATCTGCCAAATTTGTCAAACCTACTTGGAGGGAGAAGAGTTTATAACTACAGTGGTTTGTTTCCCATTTCCAATTTTTGGGGAATGCACATCCCTAACAAGCTTGGCAATTTAGAAATGCTTACAACACTTGCAGAAATAGAGATCACAGACTCTACTTCCTGTTACATATCTGAATTAGGGAAGCTTTCACAGTTGAGGAAGCTAGGGGTAATGATGTTTGTTGACGACGACATGAACTGGATGTCCTTGATCACCGCCATTGCAAAACTGAGCAGCTGCCTTCAGTCACTGCTGATTTGGCGACCGGACGGAGTAATGAATTTCAGGATTCTTGATACACTATCCAGGCCACCAATGTTTCTAAAAAGCATAAACTTCCGAGGTAAGTTGGGACGGCTACCAGAATGGATTGGTTTGCTGGCTAATCTAACTGAGTTGACCCTTCGCGCCACTGAATTGGAATCTGAGGAGCACCTGAAAGTTACCTCTCAGTTACCAAGCCTGCTCTACCTTAGGTTGCATCACAGTGCATACACCGGAAGAGCACTCACCTTCTCTGCGTCAGAGTTCCCAAGTCTCAAACTGCTCACCATTCATCTCGCCGTATACCAGGCATTGAACCTGAGGTTTGAGGAAGGCACTGCACCTAAGCTCCATAGGCTGGAGCTATCTTTCTTCGAAAATGCTTCCATCCGGCAGCCTTCAGGTATCAATTTTCTTGCAAATCTTCAGGAGGTCTTGGTCCACGCTGATCCATGCCATAACTCGGAAGCTATGGTGCACTATTTGAGGAATGAAGCTAGGAGGAATCCCAACCAACCTACTGTCACTTTCAAGGCGAAACAATGGAAGTCAGCACGGACAGGTCCAGCAATAGATTACAGAGGAAACATCTGGTTTTGATAATACGGGCACCGCTGAACATGCGTGAGCTGTACTCTTGACAGGATTCAGAATTTCCGACACGTCAATATTTGGTTAATCAGGTCTCAAGTGCCAATAGCCAAATCTTTTTTTTTGTTTCTGGTGATCTGTACAGATATGTGGACATCAAGGATGAGTTGTTGAgacggtttaccgtctgtcttttCTTCTCCAATGGATAAGAAATTTGCAGTGTTACTGAACATTCTTTGAGGGGGACTTACTGTCCTGTAGAGTCGATATTTGGATGGCTTCGGTCTCTGCTACCTGGTCGTGAATACATAGTAGAGTATGTTTTTGGATTAGCATCACTCTGGAAATCTTGCAACATCGTTGTACTTTACCAGAAAAGAAACATCACACTTTGGTTGCCAATTTGTAACGTTATCTTTTTACAGCAGCAAACTTGTAATGTTGCTATTGGTTGTGTGTACGTTCTTTACAATGCTTCAGTTGCCCTGTCTGCATTGTAGAGAAGCCACCGCTGCTTGCAATGCTTCAGTTGCCCTGTCTGCAATGTAGAGAAGCCACCACTGCTGGTTTTTCACTGCTGTGGTAGTGTGGTGTCGAGTGTTGGTCGATCAGCCGATGGCTGTGTTAAAATCCCTTCTGCGTGCTCTGTGCGTCGCCGAGTTCAGTATAGAAGCTCTGTAAGCTGTTGCATTCCGTTTCGCAGTTCCTCAGTGAAGAAGTCATATAGAGAAGTTTGTGAAGAGAACAATGTGGGGTGGAGTGGATGTTCCGAGGTTTGATTACAAAAAGTTCT
The window above is part of the Triticum aestivum cultivar Chinese Spring chromosome 2A, IWGSC CS RefSeq v2.1, whole genome shotgun sequence genome. Proteins encoded here:
- the LOC123188039 gene encoding disease resistance protein Pik-2, which translates into the protein MEHPVVSAGGGAINILLCKLGAVLIQEAQLLGGIRGELEYMKDELESMTAFLQDLAEEGNRRKQVKVWIKQVREVAYDVEDCVDEFTYHLGSTTSGSGLAGLFHRCIRFMQTVRVRRQIAKQIQQLKARATSISDRNSRYGGNHLITGAEGNTLAAQPAPSYITSLDIRTPALFPEITELVGIEARQSNLVNWLVDENVQQLLVLSIFGFGGLGKTTLAMTTYQTASASFQCRAFVTVSQKFDVKGLIRDILRQIIRPVNQNGPAPAVDPLKGMEEWNVGQLADMLRQHLEDKRYLIVLDDIWSMSAWEGIRFCLPNSHTGSRIIVTTRMKTVAQACCLHEYDRNYEIEQLNGSESSELFFKRIFGNRENCPAAFKNISERILGKCGGIPLAIVSIAGLLASTPLYSYDRWEKIYNSLGLELETSPWLEKLKKILELSYDDLPYHLKTCFLYLSTYPEDYKIRRKSLLRRWIAERFVTEKRGLSALEVSEKYFNELLNRSMVLPIEMSFDGKVKTFRVHDIMLEIIVSKSIEENFVTLVGQQSTLAPQEKIRRLSIHGGSNKNIATSKLLSHVRSLSIFADGEMLQFAWIKLLRILDLEGSGFARNGDIRNICKLFQLEYLSLRSTYVTELPVQIGNLKKLETLDVRDTAIKHLPPHITNLPNLSNLLGGRRVYNYSGLFPISNFWGMHIPNKLGNLEMLTTLAEIEITDSTSCYISELGKLSQLRKLGVMMFVDDDMNWMSLITAIAKLSSCLQSLLIWRPDGVMNFRILDTLSRPPMFLKSINFRGKLGRLPEWIGLLANLTELTLRATELESEEHLKVTSQLPSLLYLRLHHSAYTGRALTFSASEFPSLKLLTIHLAVYQALNLRFEEGTAPKLHRLELSFFENASIRQPSGINFLANLQEVLVHADPCHNSEAMVHYLRNEARRNPNQPTVTFKAKQWKSARTGPAIDYRGNIWF